A window of the Falco rusticolus isolate bFalRus1 chromosome 1, bFalRus1.pri, whole genome shotgun sequence genome harbors these coding sequences:
- the SH3BP2 gene encoding SH3 domain-binding protein 2 isoform X1: MEMKHNDFVVTSLMPISKENQEKVLLTVTTIINVLSGLKRMMASQQQVWPVPMKAIGAQNLLTMPGGVTKSGYLHKKGGTQLQILKWPLRFVIIHEGCIYYFKSSTSASPQGAFSLNGYNRVMRAAEETTSSNVFPFKLVHISKKHRTWFFSASSEDERKNWMLSLRREIDHYHEKKETVTEFSDSGSDADSFYGSVERPIDIKYSHHSADNEDYDQEEEDESYLQPDTSDIMRDDMVLPPAYPPPPVPHVRKAAYSESRANSFGGKSTVPVPPPPPKRSLPDIKLEDLLNVREPQLQCRAEPNLKIQSSSRRLSEQLPPVPPLPLFKKPLCVKESCSLPPEPLPLAQVLATPEGCEKLKTLNLSPRTPLPLPSSKPKLSQFTEKTVEPRVPGEHGKPGLFVPPVLPKPPVPSHQPPVIKPRPEKFSCPQLQRSPPDGQSFRSFSFEKPALPSKPNQHDEDSDDDYEKVGLPTSIFLNTSESFEVERTFKASSPQGQPQNGLYCIRNSSTKPGKVLVVWDKSAEKVRNYRIFEKDCKFYLDSDIMFLNMGSLVEYYSTHVLPGHDSLILQCPYGYSKPR; this comes from the exons ATGGAAATGAAGCACAATGATTTTGTTGTTACTTCCCTGATGcccatttcaaaagaaaaccaagaaaaggtTTTACTAACAGTTACTACAATTATAAATGTCTTATCTGGACTTAAAAG AATGATGGCCTCACAGCAGCAGGTCTGGCCAGTCCCAATGAAGGCAATTGGAGCACAAAACCTTTTGACGATGCCTGGAGGAGTGACCAAATCAGGGTATCTTCATAAAAAAGGAGGCACCCAGCTGCAGATCTTGAAGT ggcCATTGAGATTTGTGATTATCCATGAGGGCTGTATTTACTATTTTAAGAGCAGCACATCTGCATCCCCACAGGGTGCATTTTCTTTGAATGGTTACAACAG ggTTATGCGAGCTGCTGAGGAGACAACATCGAGCAATGTGTTTCCCTTCAAGTTAGTTCACATTAGCAAGAAGCATAGGacctggtttttttcagcttcttctgAAGATGAGAGAAAG aATTGGATGCTGTCCTTGCGGAGGGAAATTGATCACTACcatgagaagaaagaaacagtaacaGAATTCAG tgactCTGGCTCTGATGCAGACAGTTTCTATGGCTCGGTAGAACGTCCCATTGATATTAAGTATTCTCATCATTCAGCAGATAATGAAG aTTACGAccaggaggaagaagatgagTCTTACTTGCAGCCAGATACTTCTGACATAATGAGAGATG ataTGGTCCTGCCCCCAGCCTACCCACCTCCACCAGTTCCTCATGTCAGAAAAGCTGCCTACTCAGAATCAAGGGCAAATTCCTTTGGTGGCAAATCTACTGTGCCAGTACCACCACCGCCTCCTAAAAGAAGCTTACCTGATATCAAACTAGAGGATCTCTTAAATGTGAGAGAACCCCAGTTACAGTGCCGAGCTGAACCTAATTTAAAGATTCAGTCTTCAAGCCGGAGACTAAGTGAACAGCTGCCCCCTGTACCCCCTCTACCTCTTTTCAAAAAGCCTCTGTGTGTCAAAGAGTCATGCTCATTGCCTCCAGAGCCTCTGCCTCTAGCTCAAGTTCTTGCTACTCCAGAAGGATGTGAGAAGCTAAAAACCTTAAACCTTTCACCACGAACTCCTCTTCCACTACCAAGCAGTAAACCCAAGCTGTCACAGTTTACTGAAAAAACAGTAGAGCCCAGAGTGCCAGGAGAACACGGTAAACCTGGACTGTTTGTGCCACCAGTGCTCCCAAAGCCACCTGTGCCAAGCCACCAGCCCCCTGTAATCAAGCCTAGACCAGAGAAGTTTTCATGTCCCCAGTTACA GAGATCACCACCAGACGGACAGAGTTTTAGAagtttctcatttgaaaaacCAGCACTACCCTCCAAGCCAAACCAACATGATGAGGATTCTGATGATGACTATGAAAAA GTTGGGCTGCCTACTTCCATATTTCTTAATACCTCTGAATCCTTTGAAGTTGAAAG gACGTTTAAAGCTAGTAGCCCACAGGGACAGCCGCAGAATGGATTGTACTGTATTAGGAACTCATCTACTAAGCCTGGAAAG gtATTGGTTGTATGGGataaatctgcagaaaaagtgagaaactaCAGAATATTTGAAAAG GATTGCAAATTTTACCTGGATTCTGACATCATGTTTTTGAACATGGGAAGTTTGGTCGAATACTATAGCACTCATGTCTTACCTGGTCATGACAGCCTGATTCTTCAGTGTCCTTACGGTTACTCTAAACCAAGGTGA
- the SH3BP2 gene encoding SH3 domain-binding protein 2 isoform X4 → MGSFRMMASQQQVWPVPMKAIGAQNLLTMPGGVTKSGYLHKKGGTQLQILKWPLRFVIIHEGCIYYFKSSTSASPQGAFSLNGYNRVMRAAEETTSSNVFPFKLVHISKKHRTWFFSASSEDERKNWMLSLRREIDHYHEKKETVTEFSDSGSDADSFYGSVERPIDIKYSHHSADNEDYDQEEEDESYLQPDTSDIMRDDMVLPPAYPPPPVPHVRKAAYSESRANSFGGKSTVPVPPPPPKRSLPDIKLEDLLNVREPQLQCRAEPNLKIQSSSRRLSEQLPPVPPLPLFKKPLCVKESCSLPPEPLPLAQVLATPEGCEKLKTLNLSPRTPLPLPSSKPKLSQFTEKTVEPRVPGEHGKPGLFVPPVLPKPPVPSHQPPVIKPRPEKFSCPQLQRSPPDGQSFRSFSFEKPALPSKPNQHDEDSDDDYEKVGLPTSIFLNTSESFEVERTFKASSPQGQPQNGLYCIRNSSTKPGKVLVVWDKSAEKVRNYRIFEKDCKFYLDSDIMFLNMGSLVEYYSTHVLPGHDSLILQCPYGYSKPR, encoded by the exons AATGATGGCCTCACAGCAGCAGGTCTGGCCAGTCCCAATGAAGGCAATTGGAGCACAAAACCTTTTGACGATGCCTGGAGGAGTGACCAAATCAGGGTATCTTCATAAAAAAGGAGGCACCCAGCTGCAGATCTTGAAGT ggcCATTGAGATTTGTGATTATCCATGAGGGCTGTATTTACTATTTTAAGAGCAGCACATCTGCATCCCCACAGGGTGCATTTTCTTTGAATGGTTACAACAG ggTTATGCGAGCTGCTGAGGAGACAACATCGAGCAATGTGTTTCCCTTCAAGTTAGTTCACATTAGCAAGAAGCATAGGacctggtttttttcagcttcttctgAAGATGAGAGAAAG aATTGGATGCTGTCCTTGCGGAGGGAAATTGATCACTACcatgagaagaaagaaacagtaacaGAATTCAG tgactCTGGCTCTGATGCAGACAGTTTCTATGGCTCGGTAGAACGTCCCATTGATATTAAGTATTCTCATCATTCAGCAGATAATGAAG aTTACGAccaggaggaagaagatgagTCTTACTTGCAGCCAGATACTTCTGACATAATGAGAGATG ataTGGTCCTGCCCCCAGCCTACCCACCTCCACCAGTTCCTCATGTCAGAAAAGCTGCCTACTCAGAATCAAGGGCAAATTCCTTTGGTGGCAAATCTACTGTGCCAGTACCACCACCGCCTCCTAAAAGAAGCTTACCTGATATCAAACTAGAGGATCTCTTAAATGTGAGAGAACCCCAGTTACAGTGCCGAGCTGAACCTAATTTAAAGATTCAGTCTTCAAGCCGGAGACTAAGTGAACAGCTGCCCCCTGTACCCCCTCTACCTCTTTTCAAAAAGCCTCTGTGTGTCAAAGAGTCATGCTCATTGCCTCCAGAGCCTCTGCCTCTAGCTCAAGTTCTTGCTACTCCAGAAGGATGTGAGAAGCTAAAAACCTTAAACCTTTCACCACGAACTCCTCTTCCACTACCAAGCAGTAAACCCAAGCTGTCACAGTTTACTGAAAAAACAGTAGAGCCCAGAGTGCCAGGAGAACACGGTAAACCTGGACTGTTTGTGCCACCAGTGCTCCCAAAGCCACCTGTGCCAAGCCACCAGCCCCCTGTAATCAAGCCTAGACCAGAGAAGTTTTCATGTCCCCAGTTACA GAGATCACCACCAGACGGACAGAGTTTTAGAagtttctcatttgaaaaacCAGCACTACCCTCCAAGCCAAACCAACATGATGAGGATTCTGATGATGACTATGAAAAA GTTGGGCTGCCTACTTCCATATTTCTTAATACCTCTGAATCCTTTGAAGTTGAAAG gACGTTTAAAGCTAGTAGCCCACAGGGACAGCCGCAGAATGGATTGTACTGTATTAGGAACTCATCTACTAAGCCTGGAAAG gtATTGGTTGTATGGGataaatctgcagaaaaagtgagaaactaCAGAATATTTGAAAAG GATTGCAAATTTTACCTGGATTCTGACATCATGTTTTTGAACATGGGAAGTTTGGTCGAATACTATAGCACTCATGTCTTACCTGGTCATGACAGCCTGATTCTTCAGTGTCCTTACGGTTACTCTAAACCAAGGTGA
- the SH3BP2 gene encoding SH3 domain-binding protein 2 isoform X3 gives MDTGLWQRLVTICRMMASQQQVWPVPMKAIGAQNLLTMPGGVTKSGYLHKKGGTQLQILKWPLRFVIIHEGCIYYFKSSTSASPQGAFSLNGYNRVMRAAEETTSSNVFPFKLVHISKKHRTWFFSASSEDERKNWMLSLRREIDHYHEKKETVTEFSDSGSDADSFYGSVERPIDIKYSHHSADNEDYDQEEEDESYLQPDTSDIMRDDMVLPPAYPPPPVPHVRKAAYSESRANSFGGKSTVPVPPPPPKRSLPDIKLEDLLNVREPQLQCRAEPNLKIQSSSRRLSEQLPPVPPLPLFKKPLCVKESCSLPPEPLPLAQVLATPEGCEKLKTLNLSPRTPLPLPSSKPKLSQFTEKTVEPRVPGEHGKPGLFVPPVLPKPPVPSHQPPVIKPRPEKFSCPQLQRSPPDGQSFRSFSFEKPALPSKPNQHDEDSDDDYEKVGLPTSIFLNTSESFEVERTFKASSPQGQPQNGLYCIRNSSTKPGKVLVVWDKSAEKVRNYRIFEKDCKFYLDSDIMFLNMGSLVEYYSTHVLPGHDSLILQCPYGYSKPR, from the exons AATGATGGCCTCACAGCAGCAGGTCTGGCCAGTCCCAATGAAGGCAATTGGAGCACAAAACCTTTTGACGATGCCTGGAGGAGTGACCAAATCAGGGTATCTTCATAAAAAAGGAGGCACCCAGCTGCAGATCTTGAAGT ggcCATTGAGATTTGTGATTATCCATGAGGGCTGTATTTACTATTTTAAGAGCAGCACATCTGCATCCCCACAGGGTGCATTTTCTTTGAATGGTTACAACAG ggTTATGCGAGCTGCTGAGGAGACAACATCGAGCAATGTGTTTCCCTTCAAGTTAGTTCACATTAGCAAGAAGCATAGGacctggtttttttcagcttcttctgAAGATGAGAGAAAG aATTGGATGCTGTCCTTGCGGAGGGAAATTGATCACTACcatgagaagaaagaaacagtaacaGAATTCAG tgactCTGGCTCTGATGCAGACAGTTTCTATGGCTCGGTAGAACGTCCCATTGATATTAAGTATTCTCATCATTCAGCAGATAATGAAG aTTACGAccaggaggaagaagatgagTCTTACTTGCAGCCAGATACTTCTGACATAATGAGAGATG ataTGGTCCTGCCCCCAGCCTACCCACCTCCACCAGTTCCTCATGTCAGAAAAGCTGCCTACTCAGAATCAAGGGCAAATTCCTTTGGTGGCAAATCTACTGTGCCAGTACCACCACCGCCTCCTAAAAGAAGCTTACCTGATATCAAACTAGAGGATCTCTTAAATGTGAGAGAACCCCAGTTACAGTGCCGAGCTGAACCTAATTTAAAGATTCAGTCTTCAAGCCGGAGACTAAGTGAACAGCTGCCCCCTGTACCCCCTCTACCTCTTTTCAAAAAGCCTCTGTGTGTCAAAGAGTCATGCTCATTGCCTCCAGAGCCTCTGCCTCTAGCTCAAGTTCTTGCTACTCCAGAAGGATGTGAGAAGCTAAAAACCTTAAACCTTTCACCACGAACTCCTCTTCCACTACCAAGCAGTAAACCCAAGCTGTCACAGTTTACTGAAAAAACAGTAGAGCCCAGAGTGCCAGGAGAACACGGTAAACCTGGACTGTTTGTGCCACCAGTGCTCCCAAAGCCACCTGTGCCAAGCCACCAGCCCCCTGTAATCAAGCCTAGACCAGAGAAGTTTTCATGTCCCCAGTTACA GAGATCACCACCAGACGGACAGAGTTTTAGAagtttctcatttgaaaaacCAGCACTACCCTCCAAGCCAAACCAACATGATGAGGATTCTGATGATGACTATGAAAAA GTTGGGCTGCCTACTTCCATATTTCTTAATACCTCTGAATCCTTTGAAGTTGAAAG gACGTTTAAAGCTAGTAGCCCACAGGGACAGCCGCAGAATGGATTGTACTGTATTAGGAACTCATCTACTAAGCCTGGAAAG gtATTGGTTGTATGGGataaatctgcagaaaaagtgagaaactaCAGAATATTTGAAAAG GATTGCAAATTTTACCTGGATTCTGACATCATGTTTTTGAACATGGGAAGTTTGGTCGAATACTATAGCACTCATGTCTTACCTGGTCATGACAGCCTGATTCTTCAGTGTCCTTACGGTTACTCTAAACCAAGGTGA
- the SH3BP2 gene encoding SH3 domain-binding protein 2 isoform X2 — protein MALSSQRKQSFGETVSRKTMCRSGKVTRMMASQQQVWPVPMKAIGAQNLLTMPGGVTKSGYLHKKGGTQLQILKWPLRFVIIHEGCIYYFKSSTSASPQGAFSLNGYNRVMRAAEETTSSNVFPFKLVHISKKHRTWFFSASSEDERKNWMLSLRREIDHYHEKKETVTEFSDSGSDADSFYGSVERPIDIKYSHHSADNEDYDQEEEDESYLQPDTSDIMRDDMVLPPAYPPPPVPHVRKAAYSESRANSFGGKSTVPVPPPPPKRSLPDIKLEDLLNVREPQLQCRAEPNLKIQSSSRRLSEQLPPVPPLPLFKKPLCVKESCSLPPEPLPLAQVLATPEGCEKLKTLNLSPRTPLPLPSSKPKLSQFTEKTVEPRVPGEHGKPGLFVPPVLPKPPVPSHQPPVIKPRPEKFSCPQLQRSPPDGQSFRSFSFEKPALPSKPNQHDEDSDDDYEKVGLPTSIFLNTSESFEVERTFKASSPQGQPQNGLYCIRNSSTKPGKVLVVWDKSAEKVRNYRIFEKDCKFYLDSDIMFLNMGSLVEYYSTHVLPGHDSLILQCPYGYSKPR, from the exons ATGGCTTTGTCATCACAAAGGAAACAATCGTTTGGCGAAACTGTCAGCAGAAAAACTATGTGTCGATCAGGCAAGGTCACCAG AATGATGGCCTCACAGCAGCAGGTCTGGCCAGTCCCAATGAAGGCAATTGGAGCACAAAACCTTTTGACGATGCCTGGAGGAGTGACCAAATCAGGGTATCTTCATAAAAAAGGAGGCACCCAGCTGCAGATCTTGAAGT ggcCATTGAGATTTGTGATTATCCATGAGGGCTGTATTTACTATTTTAAGAGCAGCACATCTGCATCCCCACAGGGTGCATTTTCTTTGAATGGTTACAACAG ggTTATGCGAGCTGCTGAGGAGACAACATCGAGCAATGTGTTTCCCTTCAAGTTAGTTCACATTAGCAAGAAGCATAGGacctggtttttttcagcttcttctgAAGATGAGAGAAAG aATTGGATGCTGTCCTTGCGGAGGGAAATTGATCACTACcatgagaagaaagaaacagtaacaGAATTCAG tgactCTGGCTCTGATGCAGACAGTTTCTATGGCTCGGTAGAACGTCCCATTGATATTAAGTATTCTCATCATTCAGCAGATAATGAAG aTTACGAccaggaggaagaagatgagTCTTACTTGCAGCCAGATACTTCTGACATAATGAGAGATG ataTGGTCCTGCCCCCAGCCTACCCACCTCCACCAGTTCCTCATGTCAGAAAAGCTGCCTACTCAGAATCAAGGGCAAATTCCTTTGGTGGCAAATCTACTGTGCCAGTACCACCACCGCCTCCTAAAAGAAGCTTACCTGATATCAAACTAGAGGATCTCTTAAATGTGAGAGAACCCCAGTTACAGTGCCGAGCTGAACCTAATTTAAAGATTCAGTCTTCAAGCCGGAGACTAAGTGAACAGCTGCCCCCTGTACCCCCTCTACCTCTTTTCAAAAAGCCTCTGTGTGTCAAAGAGTCATGCTCATTGCCTCCAGAGCCTCTGCCTCTAGCTCAAGTTCTTGCTACTCCAGAAGGATGTGAGAAGCTAAAAACCTTAAACCTTTCACCACGAACTCCTCTTCCACTACCAAGCAGTAAACCCAAGCTGTCACAGTTTACTGAAAAAACAGTAGAGCCCAGAGTGCCAGGAGAACACGGTAAACCTGGACTGTTTGTGCCACCAGTGCTCCCAAAGCCACCTGTGCCAAGCCACCAGCCCCCTGTAATCAAGCCTAGACCAGAGAAGTTTTCATGTCCCCAGTTACA GAGATCACCACCAGACGGACAGAGTTTTAGAagtttctcatttgaaaaacCAGCACTACCCTCCAAGCCAAACCAACATGATGAGGATTCTGATGATGACTATGAAAAA GTTGGGCTGCCTACTTCCATATTTCTTAATACCTCTGAATCCTTTGAAGTTGAAAG gACGTTTAAAGCTAGTAGCCCACAGGGACAGCCGCAGAATGGATTGTACTGTATTAGGAACTCATCTACTAAGCCTGGAAAG gtATTGGTTGTATGGGataaatctgcagaaaaagtgagaaactaCAGAATATTTGAAAAG GATTGCAAATTTTACCTGGATTCTGACATCATGTTTTTGAACATGGGAAGTTTGGTCGAATACTATAGCACTCATGTCTTACCTGGTCATGACAGCCTGATTCTTCAGTGTCCTTACGGTTACTCTAAACCAAGGTGA
- the SH3BP2 gene encoding SH3 domain-binding protein 2 isoform X5, producing the protein MMASQQQVWPVPMKAIGAQNLLTMPGGVTKSGYLHKKGGTQLQILKWPLRFVIIHEGCIYYFKSSTSASPQGAFSLNGYNRVMRAAEETTSSNVFPFKLVHISKKHRTWFFSASSEDERKNWMLSLRREIDHYHEKKETVTEFSDSGSDADSFYGSVERPIDIKYSHHSADNEDYDQEEEDESYLQPDTSDIMRDDMVLPPAYPPPPVPHVRKAAYSESRANSFGGKSTVPVPPPPPKRSLPDIKLEDLLNVREPQLQCRAEPNLKIQSSSRRLSEQLPPVPPLPLFKKPLCVKESCSLPPEPLPLAQVLATPEGCEKLKTLNLSPRTPLPLPSSKPKLSQFTEKTVEPRVPGEHGKPGLFVPPVLPKPPVPSHQPPVIKPRPEKFSCPQLQRSPPDGQSFRSFSFEKPALPSKPNQHDEDSDDDYEKVGLPTSIFLNTSESFEVERTFKASSPQGQPQNGLYCIRNSSTKPGKVLVVWDKSAEKVRNYRIFEKDCKFYLDSDIMFLNMGSLVEYYSTHVLPGHDSLILQCPYGYSKPR; encoded by the exons ATGATGGCCTCACAGCAGCAGGTCTGGCCAGTCCCAATGAAGGCAATTGGAGCACAAAACCTTTTGACGATGCCTGGAGGAGTGACCAAATCAGGGTATCTTCATAAAAAAGGAGGCACCCAGCTGCAGATCTTGAAGT ggcCATTGAGATTTGTGATTATCCATGAGGGCTGTATTTACTATTTTAAGAGCAGCACATCTGCATCCCCACAGGGTGCATTTTCTTTGAATGGTTACAACAG ggTTATGCGAGCTGCTGAGGAGACAACATCGAGCAATGTGTTTCCCTTCAAGTTAGTTCACATTAGCAAGAAGCATAGGacctggtttttttcagcttcttctgAAGATGAGAGAAAG aATTGGATGCTGTCCTTGCGGAGGGAAATTGATCACTACcatgagaagaaagaaacagtaacaGAATTCAG tgactCTGGCTCTGATGCAGACAGTTTCTATGGCTCGGTAGAACGTCCCATTGATATTAAGTATTCTCATCATTCAGCAGATAATGAAG aTTACGAccaggaggaagaagatgagTCTTACTTGCAGCCAGATACTTCTGACATAATGAGAGATG ataTGGTCCTGCCCCCAGCCTACCCACCTCCACCAGTTCCTCATGTCAGAAAAGCTGCCTACTCAGAATCAAGGGCAAATTCCTTTGGTGGCAAATCTACTGTGCCAGTACCACCACCGCCTCCTAAAAGAAGCTTACCTGATATCAAACTAGAGGATCTCTTAAATGTGAGAGAACCCCAGTTACAGTGCCGAGCTGAACCTAATTTAAAGATTCAGTCTTCAAGCCGGAGACTAAGTGAACAGCTGCCCCCTGTACCCCCTCTACCTCTTTTCAAAAAGCCTCTGTGTGTCAAAGAGTCATGCTCATTGCCTCCAGAGCCTCTGCCTCTAGCTCAAGTTCTTGCTACTCCAGAAGGATGTGAGAAGCTAAAAACCTTAAACCTTTCACCACGAACTCCTCTTCCACTACCAAGCAGTAAACCCAAGCTGTCACAGTTTACTGAAAAAACAGTAGAGCCCAGAGTGCCAGGAGAACACGGTAAACCTGGACTGTTTGTGCCACCAGTGCTCCCAAAGCCACCTGTGCCAAGCCACCAGCCCCCTGTAATCAAGCCTAGACCAGAGAAGTTTTCATGTCCCCAGTTACA GAGATCACCACCAGACGGACAGAGTTTTAGAagtttctcatttgaaaaacCAGCACTACCCTCCAAGCCAAACCAACATGATGAGGATTCTGATGATGACTATGAAAAA GTTGGGCTGCCTACTTCCATATTTCTTAATACCTCTGAATCCTTTGAAGTTGAAAG gACGTTTAAAGCTAGTAGCCCACAGGGACAGCCGCAGAATGGATTGTACTGTATTAGGAACTCATCTACTAAGCCTGGAAAG gtATTGGTTGTATGGGataaatctgcagaaaaagtgagaaactaCAGAATATTTGAAAAG GATTGCAAATTTTACCTGGATTCTGACATCATGTTTTTGAACATGGGAAGTTTGGTCGAATACTATAGCACTCATGTCTTACCTGGTCATGACAGCCTGATTCTTCAGTGTCCTTACGGTTACTCTAAACCAAGGTGA